One window from the genome of Pseudalkalibacillus hwajinpoensis encodes:
- a CDS encoding response regulator transcription factor yields the protein MAQKILVVDDEISILTLLQFNLEQAGYEVVTAENGAEALEVVIEEKPNCIILDLMLPEMDGLEVCKELRQRHIHTPVLMLTAKDDEFDKVLGLELGADDYMTKPFSPREVVARIKAILRRVKQLEESKASSQMEESEKIQVGELEVYPNNYEAFFQEEIMEVTPKEFELLVYLLRHKGRVLTREQLLSAVWNYDFVGDTRIVDVHVSHLREKIEQNTRKPEYIKTIRGLGYKLEEPSI from the coding sequence ATGGCTCAAAAAATACTAGTTGTTGATGATGAAATATCAATTTTAACATTGCTTCAATTTAATCTTGAACAGGCAGGATACGAAGTCGTCACTGCTGAAAACGGTGCTGAAGCATTAGAAGTCGTGATTGAGGAAAAGCCGAATTGCATTATCCTTGATCTCATGCTACCTGAAATGGATGGATTAGAAGTATGTAAAGAATTGAGACAACGTCATATTCACACACCTGTGCTGATGTTAACTGCAAAGGATGATGAATTTGATAAAGTGCTTGGTCTTGAACTAGGTGCTGATGATTATATGACGAAGCCATTTAGTCCAAGGGAAGTAGTGGCCAGAATCAAAGCTATTCTCAGACGAGTGAAGCAACTTGAGGAATCAAAGGCTTCTAGCCAAATGGAAGAATCCGAAAAAATCCAAGTTGGAGAATTGGAAGTATACCCCAATAATTATGAAGCATTCTTCCAAGAAGAAATTATGGAGGTAACCCCGAAAGAATTTGAGTTACTCGTTTATCTTTTACGTCATAAAGGACGTGTACTTACAAGAGAGCAGCTGTTAAGCGCTGTATGGAATTATGATTTTGTTGGAGATACGAGAATTGTTGATGTGCATGTTAGTCACTTACGTGAAAAGATCGAACAGAATACGCGCAAACCTGAATACATTAAAACAATCAGGGGTCTTGGGTATAAGTTAGAGGAGCCCTCAATTTAA
- the coaE gene encoding dephospho-CoA kinase (Dephospho-CoA kinase (CoaE) performs the final step in coenzyme A biosynthesis.) — protein MDIGLTGGIASGKSTVAEMIRRYNIPIIDADVMARKVVEPGEPALEEIFRLFGEEMKDDNGGLDRKKLGSVIFKDDDKRKQLNRVLHPAIRKGMLDEAAAYKEQGNAHVVFDIPLLFESKLTHMVDQTLLVYVNADVQLKRLVERDGSTEEEATDRIHSQLPIEQKKKLADEVIDNMGTREETDKQLRNILTKWKII, from the coding sequence ATGGATATAGGACTTACCGGTGGAATTGCTAGTGGAAAAAGTACTGTGGCAGAAATGATTCGCCGATATAACATACCAATAATTGATGCAGATGTGATGGCAAGAAAAGTGGTTGAACCTGGTGAGCCAGCTCTAGAAGAGATTTTTCGTTTGTTTGGAGAGGAAATGAAGGATGATAATGGTGGGCTTGATCGGAAGAAGCTTGGCTCTGTTATCTTTAAGGACGATGACAAGCGTAAGCAATTAAATCGTGTTCTTCATCCTGCTATTCGAAAAGGAATGCTTGACGAAGCTGCAGCTTATAAAGAACAAGGAAACGCTCACGTAGTATTCGATATTCCGCTGTTATTTGAAAGTAAACTGACTCATATGGTAGATCAAACACTTCTTGTCTATGTTAATGCTGACGTTCAGTTGAAACGATTAGTGGAGCGAGACGGTAGTACAGAAGAAGAGGCAACCGATCGCATACACTCTCAATTGCCTATCGAACAGAAGAAAAAGCTTGCTGATGAAGTGATTGATAATATGGGAACACGTGAAGAAACAGATAAGCAGCTTAGGAACATTCTAACTAAATGGAAAATTATTTAA
- the pnpS gene encoding two-component system histidine kinase PnpS — translation MKRFRSRFLNAQFVILFIVFSMMIVFLGNLFEGILFESASQEALSNMWLILIFSFAAAFFIIIYISLRISNQLTKPLEGALKVANELASGNFKARTYEYKLDETGQLSHALNILARNLQTMTTSYEIQQNRLMTLIENMDSGLILIDSKGHINLVNRFYKDTFQIQVNDYMDLLYYEAIPYRDIIRIVEETLLVEQTVRKQVELEVGIEIRHFDVSGAPILDQDNKLKGVVLVFHDITELKKLEQMRKDFVANVSHELKTPVTSLKGFAETLLDGAMENKAFRTRFLTIILNESDRLQSLIQDLLDLSKMEQKHFSLNWQVVDLKEVIDDCLLMTQSKAEKKGIEVNVQYEGNLHIKGDTNRLKQVFLNLIANSITYTPEEGKVTISVKESSDIVQFIISDNGIGIRKEELPRIFERFYRVDRARSRNSGGTGLGLAIVKHLVEAHHGRIDVKSELGDGTTFVITLNKERHF, via the coding sequence ATGAAAAGATTTCGTTCACGCTTTCTTAATGCTCAATTTGTTATCCTCTTTATCGTATTTTCTATGATGATCGTTTTCCTTGGCAATTTATTTGAAGGAATTCTATTCGAGAGTGCTAGTCAGGAAGCTCTATCGAATATGTGGCTGATATTGATTTTTTCTTTTGCAGCTGCTTTTTTTATCATTATATATATTAGTCTTCGTATCTCCAATCAGCTAACGAAGCCCCTGGAGGGAGCATTAAAGGTTGCGAATGAACTAGCTTCTGGAAATTTCAAGGCAAGAACATATGAGTATAAACTAGACGAGACAGGACAACTTAGTCATGCTTTAAATATACTTGCTAGAAATTTGCAAACCATGACGACATCTTATGAAATTCAGCAAAATCGTTTAATGACACTCATTGAAAACATGGATAGCGGCTTAATTCTTATTGATTCAAAAGGTCATATTAATTTAGTGAACCGCTTTTATAAAGATACCTTTCAAATCCAAGTAAATGATTATATGGACTTGCTTTATTATGAGGCTATTCCTTATCGAGATATTATTCGTATTGTTGAGGAGACACTTCTTGTAGAACAAACAGTGCGTAAGCAGGTTGAGTTAGAAGTGGGAATTGAAATAAGGCATTTTGATGTGTCTGGTGCACCAATTCTTGATCAGGACAATAAGCTGAAGGGTGTTGTCCTTGTTTTTCACGATATTACAGAATTGAAGAAGCTCGAACAAATGCGCAAAGACTTCGTAGCAAACGTTTCTCATGAATTGAAAACGCCGGTGACTTCGCTCAAAGGGTTTGCTGAAACATTATTAGATGGCGCTATGGAAAATAAAGCTTTTAGAACTCGTTTTCTTACCATTATTCTAAATGAGAGTGATCGACTTCAAAGTTTAATTCAGGATCTTCTCGATTTATCTAAAATGGAACAAAAGCATTTCTCATTAAACTGGCAAGTTGTGGACTTAAAAGAGGTTATTGATGATTGTTTGTTAATGACTCAAAGCAAAGCAGAAAAAAAGGGCATTGAAGTGAATGTCCAATATGAGGGGAATCTTCATATTAAAGGAGATACAAATCGTTTAAAACAAGTGTTTCTGAATTTAATTGCCAATAGCATTACGTATACACCGGAAGAAGGCAAAGTTACGATTTCTGTTAAAGAGTCAAGTGACATTGTTCAGTTCATTATTTCGGATAACGGAATTGGCATTCGTAAAGAAGAACTTCCTAGGATATTTGAACGTTTCTATCGAGTGGACAGGGCTAGAAGTAGAAATTCAGGCGGAACGGGTCTTGGGCTTGCTATAGTGAAACACCTTGTTGAAGCACATCATGGTCGTATTGATGTGAAGAGCGAACTTGGAGACGGGACAACATTCGTGATTACACTTAACAAAGAGAGACATTTCTAA
- the ytaF gene encoding sporulation membrane protein YtaF, translated as MYWVSLCFLALAVSVDGFGVGLTYGLRRMRIPFKSILIISIFSAVSMLVAMGFGSLLQLWISDILAQRIGGGILIALGGWVLYQMFRNNKEAEKTVSERILLHYEIRSLGVVISILRKPTTADFDDSGTITGIEAIMLGAALSLDAFGAGIGASMVGFPPIETSLLIACMSSLFLLLGLKFGNFTSNIKWMDKLSFLPGCLLIILGFMRM; from the coding sequence ATGTACTGGGTTTCTCTTTGTTTCTTAGCACTTGCAGTAAGTGTAGATGGATTTGGGGTCGGCTTAACTTATGGCTTACGAAGAATGAGGATTCCTTTTAAGTCAATTCTCATTATTTCAATCTTTTCGGCGGTCTCCATGTTGGTCGCTATGGGGTTTGGGTCACTTTTACAATTATGGATATCAGATATATTAGCCCAGCGTATTGGAGGCGGCATCCTTATTGCGCTTGGTGGCTGGGTGCTGTATCAAATGTTTCGTAACAATAAAGAAGCAGAAAAAACTGTTTCAGAGCGAATCCTTCTTCATTATGAAATTCGCTCGCTTGGAGTGGTCATCAGTATATTAAGAAAGCCGACAACAGCCGATTTTGATGACTCCGGTACGATTACAGGTATTGAAGCTATCATGCTCGGTGCAGCATTGTCGCTTGATGCCTTTGGAGCAGGGATTGGTGCGTCAATGGTTGGGTTTCCACCAATTGAAACTTCTCTTTTAATCGCATGTATGAGTTCGTTATTCCTGCTTTTAGGTCTTAAGTTTGGTAACTTCACTTCAAATATTAAATGGATGGATAAACTTTCTTTTTTACCAGGGTGTTTACTCATCATTCTGGGCTTTATGAGAATGTAG
- a CDS encoding glyceraldehyde-3-phosphate dehydrogenase, with translation MKSRVAINGFGRIGRMVFRKAIMEDSLEVVAINASYPPETLSHLIKYDSIHGTFDGEVVPVENGIKINGKKVVVLNNRDPKSLPWKDMGIDIVIEATGKFRTREEAAYHIDAGATKVIITAPGKNEDLTIVMGINESEYKNEEHHVLSNASCTTNCLAPVVQVLDKSFGVVSGMMTTVHAYTNDQKNIDNPHKDLRRARACGQSIIPTSTGAAKAISKVLPHLEGKLNGMSLRVPTPNVSLVDLVVDLEKDVTIDQVNDALKAASEGPLRGILGYSDEPLVSIDYNGNDHSSIVDGLSTMVVENKKVKVLAWYDNEWGYSCRVVDMAKYVGERIPERLKAIV, from the coding sequence ATGAAATCAAGAGTAGCGATTAATGGCTTTGGAAGAATTGGGCGTATGGTATTTAGAAAGGCAATTATGGAAGATAGTTTAGAAGTTGTGGCAATTAACGCTAGCTATCCGCCGGAAACGCTCAGCCATTTAATTAAATATGATAGCATTCACGGTACATTTGATGGAGAAGTAGTCCCTGTTGAAAACGGGATAAAAATTAATGGTAAAAAAGTTGTTGTTTTAAACAACCGTGATCCGAAAAGTCTTCCTTGGAAGGATATGGGGATCGATATTGTGATTGAAGCCACTGGTAAATTCCGTACAAGAGAAGAAGCAGCTTATCATATTGATGCGGGTGCTACCAAGGTAATCATAACAGCTCCTGGTAAAAATGAAGATCTTACAATTGTTATGGGCATAAATGAAAGCGAATACAAGAATGAGGAACATCACGTTCTTTCAAACGCTTCTTGTACAACCAACTGTCTTGCTCCTGTAGTACAGGTGCTTGATAAATCCTTTGGTGTTGTCTCGGGAATGATGACAACTGTGCATGCGTATACGAATGACCAAAAAAATATCGACAATCCACATAAAGATTTGAGAAGAGCTCGCGCTTGTGGTCAGTCAATCATACCGACTTCGACAGGAGCGGCAAAAGCAATTTCTAAAGTTTTACCACACCTTGAGGGGAAACTTAACGGCATGTCACTTCGTGTACCTACACCAAATGTCTCACTTGTAGATCTTGTAGTAGATCTTGAGAAGGATGTGACAATTGATCAGGTTAATGATGCTTTAAAGGCTGCTTCCGAGGGACCGCTTCGAGGAATTCTTGGCTACTCTGATGAACCTCTCGTTTCCATTGATTACAACGGAAATGATCATTCATCGATTGTCGATGGACTTTCTACAATGGTCGTTGAGAATAAGAAAGTAAAGGTTCTTGCCTGGTACGATAATGAATGGGGTTACTCATGCCGAGTTGTTGATATGGCGAAGTATGTGGGAGAAAGAATACCCGAGAGATTGAAAGCAATCGTATAG
- a CDS encoding MaoC family dehydratase, translated as MLLGKKRKIGRMIEEISVGEKLEVSEKIEDRDLLLYLGISNDNNPLFIQHDYASMTPFKKPIVPQIMLLAIVTGAISKYLPGPGSSLKKHEVIYENPVHHYETLHFKFEVTNVSKEAHEVVIAVKGVNESEDSILDGTFTVSPPYPAKPLTKSTSFDNF; from the coding sequence ATGCTTTTAGGAAAAAAACGAAAAATTGGGCGAATGATTGAAGAGATCTCTGTTGGTGAAAAGCTTGAGGTATCAGAAAAGATAGAGGATCGAGATCTTCTTCTCTACCTTGGAATTTCCAATGATAACAATCCTCTATTCATTCAGCATGATTATGCCTCCATGACGCCTTTTAAAAAGCCGATTGTTCCGCAAATTATGCTCCTTGCTATCGTAACAGGTGCTATTTCTAAATATTTGCCAGGACCCGGAAGTAGTCTTAAGAAACATGAAGTGATATATGAAAACCCTGTGCATCATTATGAGACGCTTCACTTCAAGTTTGAAGTCACAAACGTGTCTAAAGAAGCACATGAAGTCGTCATAGCTGTTAAGGGTGTAAACGAATCGGAGGATTCCATTTTAGACGGAACTTTCACTGTCAGCCCTCCATATCCTGCTAAACCATTAACAAAGTCAACTTCATTTGATAATTTTTAG
- the polA gene encoding DNA polymerase I: MKNKLVLIDGNSIAYRAFFALPLLNNDKGVYTNAVLGFTTMLLKIIENESPTHMLVAFDAGKTTFRHKTYTEYKGGRQKTPSELSEQFPVIREVLDAFNIKRYEIKNYEADDIIGTVSTIASKEDWEVKIYSGDKDLLQLVSDNVHVALTRKGITDIDTYDPAFLNEKYGLSPDQIIDMKALMGDNSDNIPGVPGVGEKTALKLLKQFGTVDAVYESLDKVSGKKLKEKLEENRDQAMMSKELVTIFKETPLELGINDLSYRGYEHDAVVSLFNELGFKNLLSRIGGEQNEEQEIDELSFDLVKEIEEHHLISPSAMIVEVMEENYHNAEIQGISIVNENGNYFIPTEVAMSSKLLKNFLEDRSQKKWVFDAKRAVVALGWKGIALEGITFDLVIASYLLNPSESTHDISAISRREGFSIVSSDESVYGKGAKRKLPEQDELADHLVRKAFAVFQLKETLEEQLKKNEQYELFHDLEMPLTLVLGEMETKGVSVDTKFLEKMGAELNEKLSKIEARIFELAGTEFNINSPKQLGEVLFDKLELPVIKKTKTGYSTSADVLEKLESKHDVIPEILLYRQLGKLNSTYVEGLLKVIYSDTGKIHTRFNQALTQTGRLSSTDPNLQNIPIRLEEGRKIRKAFIPSNENWVMFAADYSQIELRVLAHIAQDQNLIEAFQQDEDIHTKTAMNVFNVNKDDVTSNMRRHAKAVNFGIVYGISDYGLSQSIDVSRKEAGEFIDRYLESFPGVKNYMEDVVVKAKEDGYVSTMLQRRRYLPEINSRNFNQRGFAERTAMNTPIQGTAADIIKLAMVQMDTRLKEENLKTRMLLQVHDELIFEAPEEEIETLKRIVPEVMESAIKLDVPLKVDYEYGSTWYDAK, encoded by the coding sequence TTGAAAAACAAATTAGTATTAATTGATGGAAATAGTATTGCTTATCGTGCATTTTTCGCATTGCCATTGCTAAACAATGATAAGGGTGTATATACGAATGCGGTGTTAGGTTTTACAACGATGTTGCTGAAGATTATTGAAAATGAATCACCAACTCATATGCTCGTAGCGTTTGATGCAGGAAAAACCACGTTCCGTCATAAGACATATACAGAATACAAAGGTGGTAGACAAAAGACTCCTTCTGAATTGAGTGAACAGTTTCCTGTCATTCGTGAGGTGCTAGATGCCTTTAATATTAAGAGATATGAAATTAAGAACTATGAAGCAGATGACATTATTGGAACGGTATCAACCATTGCGAGTAAGGAAGATTGGGAAGTTAAAATATACTCCGGTGATAAGGATCTTCTTCAGCTAGTTTCAGATAACGTTCATGTTGCTTTAACTCGTAAAGGGATTACAGATATTGATACATATGACCCTGCATTTCTTAATGAAAAATATGGACTTTCTCCAGATCAAATTATCGATATGAAGGCGCTAATGGGTGATAACTCGGATAATATCCCTGGGGTACCAGGGGTTGGAGAAAAAACGGCTCTTAAATTATTGAAGCAGTTTGGCACAGTTGATGCGGTTTATGAGTCGCTTGATAAAGTGTCGGGCAAAAAGCTTAAGGAAAAACTTGAAGAGAACCGTGATCAGGCCATGATGAGTAAGGAACTCGTAACAATATTTAAGGAGACGCCTCTTGAGCTTGGAATAAATGATCTGTCATATAGAGGATATGAACATGATGCTGTAGTTTCATTATTTAATGAGCTCGGCTTTAAAAACCTTCTTAGTCGAATTGGTGGAGAGCAAAATGAGGAACAAGAAATAGATGAATTGTCTTTTGATTTGGTTAAAGAAATTGAAGAGCATCATTTAATCAGTCCTTCTGCCATGATCGTTGAGGTAATGGAAGAAAATTATCACAATGCGGAAATACAAGGTATTTCTATTGTAAATGAAAATGGGAATTATTTCATACCAACCGAAGTCGCAATGTCTTCTAAGCTATTAAAAAACTTCCTTGAAGATCGATCTCAGAAGAAGTGGGTGTTTGATGCGAAGCGAGCAGTTGTTGCTCTAGGGTGGAAAGGGATTGCGCTAGAAGGCATTACGTTTGATTTAGTAATTGCTTCTTATTTACTGAATCCCTCTGAGTCAACGCATGATATATCTGCTATTTCTCGTCGAGAAGGCTTTTCAATCGTTTCCTCTGATGAATCGGTTTATGGTAAAGGGGCAAAACGCAAACTTCCAGAACAAGACGAGCTTGCAGACCACCTTGTTCGAAAAGCTTTCGCTGTTTTCCAATTAAAAGAGACACTTGAAGAACAGTTAAAAAAGAATGAACAATATGAGCTATTTCACGATCTTGAAATGCCGTTAACCCTTGTTCTTGGTGAAATGGAAACAAAAGGTGTATCCGTTGATACGAAATTCCTTGAGAAAATGGGTGCAGAGTTAAATGAGAAATTAAGCAAAATCGAAGCAAGGATTTTTGAACTTGCAGGTACAGAGTTTAACATCAATTCGCCTAAGCAACTCGGTGAGGTTCTATTTGATAAGCTAGAGCTTCCGGTGATTAAGAAAACAAAAACTGGATATTCAACTTCAGCTGATGTACTCGAAAAGCTTGAAAGTAAACACGATGTTATTCCAGAAATTCTTCTTTACCGTCAATTAGGGAAGTTGAATTCAACATATGTAGAAGGATTACTAAAAGTGATCTATTCTGATACTGGGAAAATTCATACAAGGTTTAACCAGGCTCTCACGCAAACAGGTCGACTTAGCTCTACAGACCCTAACTTACAGAACATTCCGATTCGTTTAGAAGAAGGCCGTAAGATTAGAAAAGCTTTCATTCCATCTAATGAAAACTGGGTTATGTTTGCGGCAGACTATTCGCAAATTGAACTAAGAGTCCTTGCACACATCGCTCAGGATCAAAACTTAATCGAAGCTTTCCAACAGGATGAGGATATTCATACGAAAACAGCGATGAATGTGTTCAACGTTAACAAGGATGACGTTACGTCGAATATGAGAAGACACGCGAAAGCTGTTAATTTCGGAATTGTTTATGGTATTAGTGATTATGGTCTTTCTCAAAGTATTGACGTTTCGAGAAAGGAAGCTGGCGAATTCATCGATCGGTACTTAGAGAGTTTCCCAGGGGTAAAAAATTACATGGAAGATGTAGTTGTTAAGGCGAAAGAAGATGGGTATGTATCAACAATGCTCCAGCGAAGAAGATATCTGCCCGAAATTAACTCAAGGAACTTTAATCAAAGAGGGTTTGCTGAAAGAACGGCAATGAACACACCGATTCAAGGAACGGCTGCTGATATTATTAAGCTTGCAATGGTTCAAATGGATACGCGATTAAAAGAAGAAAATCTAAAAACGCGTATGCTACTTCAAGTACACGATGAATTAATTTTTGAGGCACCAGAAGAAGAAATTGAAACGTTAAAACGCATCGTACCTGAAGTGATGGAATCTGCAATCAAACTGGATGTACCGCTGAAAGTTGATTATGAATATGGCTCCACCTGGTATGATGCGAAGTAG
- the mutM gene encoding DNA-formamidopyrimidine glycosylase yields the protein MPELPEVETVKRTLEELIVGKRITNVIVKWPKIIKKPDDVEAFKMKVIGQTFKGVRRRGKFLKLILEDDVIVSHLRMEGKYKLTSIEEEFDHHTHVFFTFDDGTELRYHDVRKFGTMHLFPIGIEENELPLAQLGYEPFSDQFTPEVLQQGFKKTSRKVKTVLLDQTIVVGLGNIYVDEALFKAGIHPERVASTLKENEIEELHAEIVNTLKDAVNKGGSTIRSYVNSQGKVGTYQDSLFVYGRAGQECKRCNGELSKIVVGGRGTTFCPACQINE from the coding sequence ATGCCTGAATTACCAGAAGTAGAAACAGTTAAACGCACGCTCGAAGAATTAATCGTAGGGAAACGGATTACAAATGTAATAGTAAAATGGCCAAAAATCATCAAGAAACCTGATGATGTCGAAGCATTTAAAATGAAGGTGATTGGACAGACATTTAAGGGTGTAAGAAGAAGAGGGAAGTTTCTAAAACTTATACTCGAGGATGATGTGATTGTTTCGCATCTTCGAATGGAAGGGAAATATAAGTTAACATCTATAGAAGAAGAGTTTGATCATCATACTCACGTATTCTTCACTTTTGATGATGGGACAGAACTTCGATACCATGATGTACGTAAATTTGGCACGATGCACTTGTTTCCGATTGGAATAGAAGAAAATGAGTTGCCGCTTGCTCAGCTAGGTTATGAACCATTTTCTGATCAGTTTACCCCAGAAGTTTTACAACAGGGGTTTAAAAAGACTTCTAGGAAAGTAAAAACGGTATTATTAGATCAAACAATCGTTGTGGGATTAGGAAATATTTATGTGGATGAGGCATTGTTTAAAGCTGGTATTCATCCTGAGCGAGTGGCTTCAACGTTAAAAGAAAACGAAATTGAAGAGCTTCATGCTGAGATTGTGAATACGTTAAAAGATGCTGTAAACAAAGGTGGAAGTACAATACGTTCCTATGTAAATAGTCAGGGAAAAGTTGGAACTTATCAGGACAGTTTATTTGTCTATGGTAGAGCAGGTCAAGAGTGTAAGAGGTGCAATGGAGAACTTTCCAAAATCGTAGTCGGTGGGCGCGGTACGACATTTTGTCCCGCCTGTCAGATAAATGAGTGA
- a CDS encoding cytosolic protein: protein MGIKEFFSNRSETGERHPNDALKTHYFKATKEQAFTEAKAVLQQHYKGEIVTNSPERGEFVFQVKGPKKALIVVTVVTVRAYRTAVDFSVSTETPLPVDFGYSKKVIETIYNDLKKKLTLIGTGISEQF, encoded by the coding sequence GTGGGAATAAAAGAATTTTTTAGCAACCGTTCTGAAACTGGGGAAAGACATCCGAATGATGCACTTAAAACCCATTATTTTAAAGCGACAAAGGAACAGGCTTTTACAGAAGCAAAAGCCGTCCTTCAACAGCACTATAAAGGTGAAATCGTTACGAATTCTCCGGAGCGTGGAGAATTTGTTTTTCAAGTGAAAGGTCCTAAAAAGGCTCTTATTGTTGTAACAGTTGTCACGGTTCGTGCTTATAGAACTGCAGTCGATTTCTCTGTTTCAACAGAGACGCCTCTTCCGGTTGATTTTGGATACAGTAAGAAAGTGATTGAAACCATTTATAATGATTTAAAAAAGAAACTTACGTTAATCGGAACAGGGATTTCTGAGCAGTTTTAA
- the mdh gene encoding malate dehydrogenase produces the protein MTMKRKKVSVIGAGFTGATTAFLLAQKELADVVLVDIPNQEGPTKGKALDMFEASPVQGFDSKITGTSSYEDTADSDIVVITAGIARKPGMSRDDLVNTNAKIMKSVTQEIVKYSPETTIIVLTNPVDAMTYTVFKESGLPKNRVIGQSGILDSARFRSFIAEELNLSVKDITGFVLGGHGDDMVPLVRYSFAGGIPLQSLISEDRLNEIVERTRKGGGEIVSLLGNGSAYYAPAASLVEMVEAILKDQRRVLPTIAYLEGEYGYDGLYLGVPTILGGGGIEDIIELDLTDEEKKELDKSAESVRKVMTVLG, from the coding sequence ATGACAATGAAACGTAAGAAAGTTTCCGTAATTGGTGCAGGATTTACAGGTGCAACGACGGCTTTTCTACTAGCTCAAAAAGAACTTGCTGATGTAGTACTTGTAGATATCCCGAATCAAGAAGGTCCGACAAAAGGAAAAGCTCTTGATATGTTTGAAGCAAGCCCAGTTCAAGGATTTGACTCTAAAATCACAGGGACTTCAAGCTATGAAGATACAGCTGATTCAGATATTGTCGTTATCACTGCTGGAATTGCAAGGAAACCAGGGATGAGTCGCGATGATCTTGTGAATACTAATGCCAAAATCATGAAGAGCGTTACTCAAGAAATCGTAAAATATTCTCCTGAAACGACAATAATTGTTCTAACAAATCCTGTAGATGCCATGACGTATACGGTATTTAAGGAGTCAGGTCTCCCTAAAAACCGTGTCATTGGGCAATCAGGCATTCTTGATTCTGCACGATTCCGCTCATTTATTGCTGAAGAATTAAATCTTTCTGTGAAAGATATTACCGGTTTCGTACTTGGTGGTCATGGTGATGATATGGTACCACTTGTTCGCTATTCATTTGCTGGAGGCATCCCTCTTCAAAGCCTTATTTCTGAAGACCGACTTAATGAAATTGTAGAACGTACACGTAAAGGTGGCGGGGAAATTGTGAGCCTGCTTGGAAATGGTAGTGCTTATTATGCTCCTGCTGCATCTCTTGTTGAGATGGTTGAAGCCATTTTAAAAGATCAACGCCGTGTGCTTCCTACAATCGCTTATCTTGAGGGTGAATATGGCTATGATGGTCTATACCTTGGTGTGCCAACAATACTTGGCGGTGGTGGGATTGAAGACATCATCGAATTAGATTTAACTGACGAAGAAAAGAAAGAGCTGGATAAATCAGCTGAATCTGTTCGTAAAGTTATGACGGTATTAGGTTAA
- the nrdR gene encoding transcriptional regulator NrdR yields MRCPNCNHNGTRVLDSRPVHEGRSIRRRRECESCTYRFTTFETVEEIPLIVVKKEGTREEFSRDKILRGLIKACEKRPVPLETLETIVNEIERDLRNQGASEISSDAVGELVMDQLAKVDEVAYVRFASVYRQFKDINVFIRELKELINRAE; encoded by the coding sequence ATGCGTTGTCCCAACTGCAATCACAATGGTACAAGGGTGCTTGATTCTCGGCCGGTTCACGAGGGCCGTTCGATTCGTAGGCGCCGTGAGTGTGAATCGTGTACGTATCGATTTACGACATTTGAAACAGTTGAAGAAATACCGCTTATAGTAGTGAAAAAAGAAGGAACTAGAGAAGAGTTTAGCAGGGATAAAATTCTTAGAGGTTTAATTAAAGCCTGTGAAAAAAGGCCTGTTCCACTTGAAACTCTAGAAACAATTGTTAATGAAATCGAACGTGATCTTCGTAATCAGGGAGCTTCCGAGATCAGTAGTGATGCTGTGGGAGAGCTTGTTATGGATCAGCTGGCAAAAGTTGATGAAGTTGCTTATGTTCGATTTGCTTCTGTCTATCGTCAGTTTAAAGATATTAATGTTTTTATCCGCGAATTAAAAGAATTAATTAACAGAGCAGAATAA
- the speD gene encoding adenosylmethionine decarboxylase gives MDTMGRHVIAELWGCDIEKLNNMKFIEETFVEAALKSGAEVREVAFHKFAPQGVSGVVIISESHLTIHSFPEHGYASIDVYTCGDLDPNVAANYIADALGADSRENIELPRGMGPVKPKVREEQSAFTS, from the coding sequence ATGGATACAATGGGTCGTCACGTCATTGCTGAACTATGGGGCTGTGACATTGAAAAATTAAACAACATGAAATTTATTGAAGAAACGTTTGTTGAAGCTGCTCTTAAGTCTGGTGCTGAGGTTCGTGAAGTTGCATTTCATAAATTCGCTCCACAAGGCGTTAGTGGTGTTGTTATTATTTCTGAATCACACTTAACGATTCACAGTTTTCCTGAACATGGTTATGCAAGTATTGATGTATATACTTGTGGAGATCTTGATCCTAACGTTGCGGCTAACTATATTGCTGATGCTCTAGGTGCAGATTCACGAGAAAACATTGAACTTCCTCGAGGCATGGGTCCGGTCAAACCTAAAGTTAGAGAAGAACAGTCAGCGTTTACTTCATAA